A stretch of Shewanella dokdonensis DNA encodes these proteins:
- the panB gene encoding 3-methyl-2-oxobutanoate hydroxymethyltransferase: protein MSKVTIATLLKYKQEGKKFASLTAYDASFAKAFDEQGIDVVLVGDSLGMVLQGQDDTLPVTLEDMCYHTRCVRRGISRALLVADLPFMAYATPEQALTNCAKVMQAGAAMVKLEGGHWLMPTVRMLTERGIPVCAHIGLTPQSVHVFGGFKIQGRDEDNAKRILDEAKGFEAAGAQLLVLECIPATLAKAVTEAVQIPVIGIGAGKDTDGQILVMHDVLGISSGYIPKFSKNYLKQTGDIRAAISAYIEEVQQGQFPAAEHTFN from the coding sequence ATGTCCAAAGTCACTATCGCCACGCTGCTCAAATACAAACAGGAAGGCAAAAAATTTGCCTCACTCACCGCTTATGATGCCAGCTTTGCCAAAGCCTTTGATGAACAAGGCATTGACGTTGTGCTGGTTGGCGATTCTCTGGGTATGGTGCTGCAAGGGCAAGACGATACCTTACCCGTTACCCTGGAAGATATGTGTTACCACACCCGTTGCGTTCGCCGTGGCATCAGTCGGGCATTGCTGGTAGCCGATTTGCCATTTATGGCTTACGCCACACCAGAACAGGCGTTGACCAATTGTGCCAAAGTGATGCAAGCGGGTGCCGCCATGGTAAAACTCGAAGGCGGCCACTGGTTGATGCCTACCGTGCGAATGCTCACTGAACGCGGTATTCCGGTATGTGCGCATATCGGCCTGACCCCACAATCCGTGCACGTGTTTGGCGGTTTTAAGATTCAGGGGCGCGACGAAGATAACGCTAAGCGCATTCTTGACGAAGCAAAGGGCTTTGAAGCCGCCGGAGCACAGTTACTGGTGCTGGAATGCATCCCGGCAACGCTGGCAAAAGCCGTGACCGAAGCCGTGCAAATCCCGGTGATTGGTATTGGTGCAGGCAAAGACACCGATGGACAAATTCTGGTAATGCACGATGTGCTGGGTATTTCTTCCGGCTATATTCCTAAGTTCTCCAAAAATTACCTGAAGCAAACTGGCGATATCCGCGCGGCAATCAGCGCCTATATTGAGGAAGTACAGCAGGGACAATTCCCCGCTGCTGAGCATACATTCAACTGA
- the panC gene encoding pantoate--beta-alanine ligase — MLTTAKIEEIRARIKTWKNKGESVAFVPTMGNLHAGHISLITEGKRRADHVVASIFVNPMQFGPNEDLDGYPRTLEADQQKLVEAGCELLFLPTPEIIYPRGLSVQTFVEVPGISAQLCGATRPGHFRGAATIVCKLFNIVQPDIALFGRKDYQQLQIIRTMVEDLSLPVEVMGVDTVRESSGLALSSRNGYLTAEERAKAPALKRTLDDLAEAIKAGNPVDSAIDSAKAALQAAGLTPDYLELRQAQTLAPATAQDKELVLLAAVYLGKARLIDNLVFNR, encoded by the coding sequence ATGTTAACAACCGCTAAGATAGAGGAAATCCGTGCCCGGATTAAAACCTGGAAAAACAAAGGTGAAAGTGTTGCCTTTGTGCCCACCATGGGGAACCTGCACGCGGGCCATATCAGTTTGATCACCGAAGGCAAACGCCGCGCTGATCATGTCGTTGCCTCAATCTTCGTCAACCCGATGCAGTTCGGGCCGAATGAAGATCTCGACGGCTATCCAAGAACATTGGAAGCCGACCAGCAGAAACTAGTAGAAGCTGGCTGCGAATTGCTATTTTTGCCAACGCCGGAGATCATCTATCCTCGCGGCCTTTCCGTGCAAACGTTTGTTGAAGTGCCTGGGATCTCAGCACAGCTGTGTGGCGCAACCCGTCCCGGCCACTTCCGCGGTGCCGCAACAATTGTGTGTAAACTGTTCAACATAGTCCAACCCGATATTGCCTTGTTTGGCCGCAAAGACTACCAGCAGTTGCAGATTATCCGCACTATGGTTGAAGACTTGTCACTGCCAGTGGAAGTGATGGGCGTTGATACCGTGCGGGAATCTTCCGGCCTAGCGCTGAGTAGCCGTAATGGTTATCTCACCGCAGAAGAGCGCGCCAAAGCGCCAGCGCTGAAAAGGACCTTAGATGATCTGGCTGAGGCTATCAAGGCTGGCAATCCGGTTGATAGTGCCATCGACAGCGCTAAAGCAGCGCTCCAGGCCGCAGGATTAACCCCAGATTATCTTGAACTCCGCCAAGCACAGACATTGGCGCCAGCAACAGCACAAGACAAGGAATTAGTACTCCTTGCCGCAGTCTATCTTGGCAAAGCCCGCCTGATCGACAATCTGGTGTTTAATCGTTAA
- a CDS encoding DUF4124 domain-containing protein — protein MLINIVNLADATMLATYRWGLFGLLLCASIGVNAADSKLIYKCTTQEQVIFSQQPCPPDYTQHQLEYHYGLATETASQAPNNDPLLKILARKDLTEAQLRRWLETEIYRLQQEHSYLEILRTGELQKLQRESYWEHVAASAPAFLQKQRKINQHYDGLQQNNQQQLTRLQEYKLQLAE, from the coding sequence ATGCTTATTAACATTGTAAATTTGGCTGACGCGACAATGCTAGCAACTTATCGGTGGGGTTTATTTGGCTTATTGTTGTGCGCTAGCATCGGAGTAAATGCGGCCGACAGTAAGCTCATTTATAAATGTACGACCCAAGAGCAAGTGATTTTCAGTCAGCAACCCTGCCCACCCGATTACACCCAGCATCAACTCGAATACCATTACGGACTCGCCACTGAAACCGCATCTCAGGCGCCCAATAATGATCCGCTGCTCAAGATCCTGGCACGCAAAGATCTCACCGAAGCACAGTTGCGGCGTTGGCTCGAAACCGAAATTTATCGGTTACAGCAGGAACACAGCTACCTAGAAATATTGCGCACCGGAGAGCTACAAAAACTGCAACGAGAGAGTTATTGGGAACATGTTGCCGCCTCAGCCCCGGCGTTTTTACAAAAGCAGCGTAAAATCAACCAGCATTACGACGGCTTACAGCAAAATAACCAGCAACAGCTAACACGGCTACAAGAATACAAATTACAACTGGCGGAATAA
- a CDS encoding ABC transporter permease, translating into MRGLYFIAFKSIVIKEITRFTRIWIQTLLPPAITMTLYFLIFGSLVGSRIGEMGGVSYMEFIAPGLIMMSVITNSYSNVASSFFSAKFQRNLEELLVAPVPHYVMIAGYIAGGVARGLLVGLIVTLVAMFFVDLHLQHPLLVVITVFLTSVLFALGGLINAVFARNFDDISIIPTFVLTPLTYLGGVFYSLSLLPDFWRGVSALNPIVYMINVFRYGFLGFADISIGFSMTVIIGFCVGLWLLAYYLVSRGIGLRT; encoded by the coding sequence ATGAGAGGCCTGTATTTTATTGCCTTCAAAAGCATTGTCATTAAAGAGATCACCCGTTTTACCCGTATCTGGATCCAGACGCTATTGCCACCGGCAATCACCATGACCTTGTACTTTCTGATTTTTGGCAGTCTGGTGGGCAGTCGGATTGGTGAAATGGGCGGCGTATCTTATATGGAGTTTATTGCCCCTGGGCTGATCATGATGTCGGTGATCACTAACTCCTATTCCAATGTGGCTTCGTCCTTTTTCAGTGCTAAATTTCAGCGCAATCTGGAAGAATTGCTGGTCGCGCCAGTGCCGCATTATGTGATGATCGCAGGCTATATTGCTGGTGGGGTAGCCCGTGGTCTGTTGGTGGGCCTCATTGTTACCCTAGTGGCAATGTTCTTTGTGGATCTGCATCTACAACATCCACTGTTGGTGGTGATTACGGTATTTCTGACCTCGGTGCTGTTTGCACTGGGCGGGCTCATTAATGCGGTTTTTGCCCGTAACTTTGACGATATCAGTATTATTCCCACCTTTGTGCTGACGCCGTTGACCTATTTGGGCGGGGTGTTTTATTCGCTGTCGCTGTTACCGGATTTTTGGCGAGGGGTGTCGGCATTGAATCCTATCGTTTACATGATCAATGTGTTCCGCTACGGCTTTCTTGGTTTTGCGGATATCAGTATTGGGTTCTCGATGACTGTGATTATCGGTTTCTGCGTCGGCTTATGGTTGCTGGCATACTATCTGGTATCGCGTGGCATTGGTTTGCGCACCTGA
- the hpt gene encoding hypoxanthine phosphoribosyltransferase gives MKHTIEMMISAEEINSKLDELAARINVHYQDTDKLLMVGLLKGSVIFMADLCRRIKGHVEIDFMSVSSYGNTMTSSRDVKILKDVQSDIAGRHVLIVEDLIDSGNTLNKVREMLRLRDPKSLALCTLLDKPDRREVDVPVDFVGFTIPDEFVVGYGIDYAEQYRNLPYIARVIPQE, from the coding sequence ATGAAACACACCATCGAAATGATGATCTCCGCGGAAGAGATAAATAGTAAACTGGATGAACTGGCGGCGCGCATCAACGTCCATTACCAGGATACCGACAAGCTGCTGATGGTGGGCTTGCTTAAAGGGTCGGTGATATTTATGGCAGACCTGTGCCGCCGTATCAAAGGCCATGTGGAGATCGACTTTATGTCAGTGTCCAGCTATGGCAACACCATGACCAGCTCCCGCGATGTAAAAATCCTCAAAGATGTGCAGTCCGACATCGCCGGGCGCCATGTTCTGATTGTGGAAGACCTGATCGACTCCGGTAATACCCTTAATAAAGTGCGTGAAATGCTGCGTTTGCGCGATCCTAAAAGCTTGGCGTTGTGCACCTTGCTGGATAAACCTGATCGTCGTGAAGTTGATGTGCCGGTAGATTTTGTCGGCTTTACCATTCCCGATGAATTTGTGGTAGGTTATGGCATCGATTATGCGGAGCAATACCGCAATCTCCCTTATATCGCTCGGGTTATTCCCCAGGAATAA
- a CDS encoding flavin prenyltransferase UbiX, with product MKSISLAWTGASGAPYGLKLLQCLLQADYQVFLMISSAARVVLAQELDIKLSAAPDKATEQLRAIMPASGTLRVLGKDEWFSPPASGSAAPKQMVICPCSTGTLAAVATGMSNNLLERAADVVLKERGQLLLVPRETPFNAIHLQHMLSLTQLGAVILPAAPGFYHHPKSVQDLVDFVVARILDHLGIAHSLTSRWGYDTPVSGGIED from the coding sequence ATGAAGAGCATCAGTCTGGCGTGGACCGGTGCTTCTGGTGCTCCGTATGGGCTAAAGCTGTTGCAGTGCTTGCTGCAAGCGGATTATCAAGTGTTCCTGATGATTTCCAGCGCCGCCCGCGTGGTGTTGGCGCAGGAGTTGGACATTAAGCTCAGCGCCGCGCCAGATAAAGCGACTGAACAGCTGCGTGCCATCATGCCAGCAAGCGGAACGTTGCGAGTATTGGGTAAGGATGAATGGTTTTCACCGCCGGCATCGGGTTCTGCTGCGCCAAAGCAGATGGTGATCTGCCCATGCTCCACGGGTACCTTAGCGGCAGTCGCAACGGGGATGAGCAACAATCTGTTGGAACGAGCCGCCGATGTGGTATTGAAAGAACGCGGCCAACTGTTGCTGGTGCCAAGAGAAACACCGTTCAATGCTATCCATCTGCAACACATGTTGAGCTTGACGCAACTGGGCGCGGTTATTCTGCCAGCCGCGCCAGGTTTTTATCACCATCCCAAATCGGTTCAGGATCTGGTAGACTTCGTCGTCGCCCGGATCCTCGACCATCTGGGTATTGCACATTCATTAACGAGCCGCTGGGGCTATGACACGCCGGTTAGCGGTGGCATCGAAGACTGA
- the mpl gene encoding UDP-N-acetylmuramate:L-alanyl-gamma-D-glutamyl-meso-diaminopimelate ligase, producing MHIHILGICGTFMGGLAILARAMGHKVTGADANVYPPMSTQLEQQEIALIQGFEPSQLQPAPDLVVIGNAMSRGNPCVEAVLEQGLKYTSGPQFLHDYILPGRWVLAVSGTHGKTSTSSMLAWILESCGYQPGFLIGGIPRNFGVSARLGDSPFFVVEADEYDSAFFDKRSKFVHYQPRTLVINNLEYDHADIFEDLHAIQKQFQHLLRIVPGNGRVIWPQDSNAVAEVVAQGCWSEQETISHSADQGDWQVQPLAEDGHRFELHLAGQSQGVLEWSLLGKHNMENALMAVAAARHVGVKPADAIAALAAFIPPKRRLELIGNIHGVQVFDDFAHHPTAIATTLQGLRAKVGKGHITVVLEPRSNTMKSGVHKATLAGSMHDADNAVLYQAENIRWDIAAAMDHASIPVTVLYSIDDVVLKVAAEANPGDTIVIMSNGGFGGIHGKLLTALDAKFNAEAQR from the coding sequence ATGCACATACATATTTTAGGAATTTGCGGCACCTTTATGGGCGGGTTAGCCATACTGGCGCGCGCCATGGGCCACAAGGTGACTGGCGCTGATGCCAATGTTTACCCACCGATGAGCACCCAACTGGAACAGCAAGAAATTGCGTTGATCCAAGGGTTTGAACCGTCACAGCTGCAACCTGCACCGGATTTAGTGGTGATTGGCAATGCCATGAGCCGTGGTAATCCGTGCGTGGAGGCGGTGCTGGAACAGGGGCTGAAATACACCTCTGGCCCACAGTTTTTGCACGATTACATTCTGCCGGGACGTTGGGTGCTGGCGGTTTCTGGAACCCATGGCAAAACATCTACCTCCAGTATGTTGGCGTGGATTTTGGAATCCTGCGGTTATCAGCCAGGTTTCCTTATTGGCGGTATACCGCGTAATTTCGGCGTATCGGCGCGTTTGGGTGATTCCCCATTTTTTGTGGTGGAAGCTGACGAATATGACAGCGCTTTCTTTGATAAACGTTCCAAATTTGTGCATTACCAGCCGCGAACCTTGGTGATCAACAATCTGGAATATGATCATGCGGATATTTTCGAAGACTTACATGCCATCCAGAAGCAGTTTCAGCATCTGTTGCGCATCGTTCCCGGCAATGGCCGGGTGATTTGGCCGCAAGACAGTAACGCCGTGGCCGAAGTTGTAGCTCAAGGATGTTGGAGTGAGCAGGAAACTATCAGTCACAGCGCTGACCAGGGCGACTGGCAGGTGCAGCCATTGGCTGAAGATGGACACCGTTTTGAGCTGCATCTGGCCGGGCAATCGCAAGGGGTGCTGGAATGGTCATTGCTCGGTAAACACAATATGGAAAACGCTTTAATGGCGGTGGCGGCGGCCCGGCATGTTGGCGTAAAACCGGCCGATGCCATTGCGGCTCTGGCGGCGTTTATTCCGCCTAAAAGGCGACTGGAGCTGATTGGCAATATCCATGGAGTTCAGGTATTTGATGATTTTGCACATCATCCAACGGCGATTGCCACCACCTTGCAGGGCTTACGGGCGAAAGTGGGCAAGGGGCATATCACGGTAGTGCTGGAGCCTCGTTCCAACACCATGAAAAGCGGCGTGCATAAGGCGACCTTAGCGGGATCTATGCACGATGCTGATAATGCCGTGCTGTATCAGGCAGAAAATATCCGTTGGGACATCGCCGCCGCAATGGACCATGCCAGTATCCCAGTCACTGTGCTGTATAGCATTGACGATGTGGTGCTCAAGGTGGCGGCAGAAGCTAACCCTGGCGACACCATAGTGATCATGAGTAATGGTGGCTTTGGTGGTATTCATGGCAAATTGTTGACGGCACTCGATGCCAAATTTAATGCGGAGGCGCAGCGATGA
- the fba gene encoding class II fructose-bisphosphate aldolase (catalyzes the reversible aldol condensation of dihydroxyacetonephosphate and glyceraldehyde 3-phosphate in the Calvin cycle, glycolysis, and/or gluconeogenesis), which yields MALISLRQLLDHAAEHSYGVPAFNVNNLEQMRAIMQAAEATDSPVIVQASAGARKYARPQFLKYLMTAALEQYPDIPVCIHQDHGTHPDVCQRSIQLGMSSVMMDGSLMSDGKTPATYDYNVHVTRTTVAFAHACGVSVEGEIGCLGSLETGTAGEEDGIGAEGTLSHDQMLTSPDEAARFVADTHVDALAIAIGTSHGAYKFSRKPTGDVLRIDRIKEIHARIPNTHLVMHGSSSVPQKWLQIINQYGGDMPETYGVPVEEIVEGIKHGVRKVNIDTDLRLASTGAVRKFLAENPREFDPRKFLKASMEAMAEICVERYEAFGCAGMGSKIKPLSLQAMYKRYQTGELDPQVNR from the coding sequence ATGGCCTTAATTTCCCTGCGCCAGTTGCTGGATCACGCCGCTGAACACAGCTATGGCGTACCAGCGTTTAACGTGAATAACCTGGAACAGATGCGCGCTATTATGCAGGCGGCGGAAGCCACTGACAGTCCGGTCATCGTGCAGGCTTCTGCCGGTGCTCGTAAATATGCCCGCCCACAATTCCTGAAATATCTGATGACTGCCGCACTGGAACAGTACCCCGATATCCCAGTGTGTATCCATCAGGATCACGGCACTCACCCAGACGTATGTCAGCGTTCTATCCAGTTGGGCATGTCTTCTGTGATGATGGACGGTTCACTGATGTCTGATGGGAAAACCCCAGCCACTTATGATTACAACGTGCATGTGACCCGCACAACGGTTGCCTTTGCCCACGCTTGTGGGGTGTCAGTGGAAGGTGAAATCGGTTGTCTTGGCAGTCTGGAAACCGGTACTGCCGGTGAAGAAGACGGCATTGGCGCTGAAGGTACCCTGAGCCATGATCAGATGCTGACCAGCCCAGATGAAGCGGCTCGGTTTGTGGCCGATACCCATGTGGATGCCTTGGCGATTGCCATCGGCACCAGCCACGGCGCTTACAAATTCAGCCGTAAACCTACTGGCGATGTTCTGCGTATCGACCGCATCAAAGAGATCCATGCCCGTATTCCTAACACCCATTTGGTGATGCACGGCTCTTCATCCGTACCGCAGAAATGGTTGCAGATCATCAACCAGTACGGTGGTGACATGCCAGAAACTTACGGTGTTCCAGTCGAAGAGATTGTAGAAGGCATCAAGCACGGCGTGCGCAAAGTGAATATCGATACTGACCTGCGCTTGGCATCAACTGGTGCCGTGCGTAAATTCCTAGCGGAAAATCCGCGGGAGTTCGACCCACGCAAATTCCTTAAAGCTTCTATGGAAGCTATGGCGGAAATCTGTGTGGAACGCTATGAAGCGTTTGGCTGTGCGGGTATGGGCTCTAAGATCAAGCCGCTGTCATTGCAGGCGATGTACAAGCGTTATCAGACTGGTGAGCTGGATCCACAAGTTAACCGCTGA
- the epd gene encoding erythrose-4-phosphate dehydrogenase, which yields MIRVAINGYGRIGRSVLRALYESGKRQQLQIVAINELAKPEAMVHLTNYDTTHGRFSLRASLEQEQMLVGNDAITLLHQADASQLPWQALDVDLVLECTGALHDRAACATHLLAGARKVLISHPASADVDATIVYGVNDELLTPEHTVVSNASCTTNCVIPVISELDRHFGIRSGAITTIHASMNDQQVIDAYHDDLRRTRAASQSIIPVDTKLARGIERILPQMKDKFEAISVRVPTVNVTAIDVSLTVDKRVNIATVNQVLLDATRGRLEGILGFTDEPLVSCDFNHDPRSSVVDGTQTRVSDGHLIKLLLWCDNEWGFANRMLDTALAMFPPEA from the coding sequence ATGATCAGAGTTGCTATCAATGGTTATGGCCGCATTGGCCGCTCCGTGTTACGGGCCTTGTATGAATCCGGCAAGCGCCAACAGTTGCAGATTGTAGCGATTAACGAGTTGGCAAAACCCGAAGCCATGGTACACCTGACGAACTATGACACCACTCATGGTCGCTTCTCGCTCCGTGCCAGCTTGGAACAGGAGCAGATGCTGGTGGGGAATGACGCAATTACCCTATTACACCAAGCGGATGCTAGCCAATTGCCCTGGCAGGCGCTGGATGTGGATCTGGTGCTGGAATGTACTGGCGCACTGCATGACCGCGCCGCCTGTGCCACGCATTTGTTGGCGGGGGCGCGCAAGGTACTGATAAGTCACCCGGCGTCAGCGGATGTGGATGCCACTATTGTTTATGGCGTGAACGATGAACTGTTGACTCCAGAACATACCGTGGTGTCCAACGCTTCATGTACCACTAACTGTGTGATCCCGGTGATCTCGGAATTGGATCGTCACTTTGGCATTCGCAGCGGCGCGATTACCACCATTCACGCCTCCATGAACGATCAGCAAGTGATTGATGCCTATCACGATGACTTGCGGCGTACCCGTGCGGCCAGTCAGTCGATTATTCCGGTCGATACCAAGTTAGCGCGTGGGATTGAACGTATTTTGCCGCAGATGAAAGACAAGTTTGAAGCTATCTCAGTGCGGGTGCCAACCGTTAACGTCACGGCGATTGATGTGTCGTTGACCGTGGATAAACGAGTGAATATTGCCACCGTTAACCAAGTATTGCTCGATGCCACCCGTGGCCGTCTTGAAGGCATTCTGGGCTTTACCGATGAGCCTTTGGTATCATGCGACTTTAATCATGATCCGCGTTCCAGCGTGGTAGACGGTACGCAAACCCGAGTCAGTGATGGTCACCTGATCAAGCTGCTACTCTGGTGTGATAACGAATGGGGTTTTGCTAATCGGATGCTGGATACCGCGCTGGCGATGTTTCCGCCAGAGGCATAA
- the metK gene encoding methionine adenosyltransferase, with translation MARHLFTSESVSEGHPDKIADQISDAVLDAIITQDPKARVACETYVKTGMVMVGGEITTSAWVDIEELTRNTVREIGYTSSEMGFDANSCAVLSAIGKQSPDINQGVDRKDPKEQGAGDQGLMFGYASNETDVLMPAPITYAHALVKRQSLVRKQGLLPWLRPDAKSQVTFVYDDDQIVGIDAVVLSTQHSDEISLKELQEGVMETIIKPILPQQWLTKNTKFFINPTGRFVIGGPMGDCGLTGRKIIVDTYGGMARHGGGAFSGKDPSKVDRSAAYAARYVAKNLVAAGLADRCEIQVSYAIGVAEPTSISVETFGTGRLPEEKLIELVRRHFDLRPYGLTEMLNLARPIYQATAAYGHFGRSEFPWEQTNKADALRDDAGL, from the coding sequence ATGGCAAGACACCTGTTTACTTCTGAATCTGTGTCAGAAGGACATCCTGATAAAATCGCCGATCAGATTTCTGATGCGGTGCTCGACGCCATTATCACCCAAGACCCTAAGGCCCGCGTCGCCTGTGAAACCTATGTCAAAACTGGCATGGTGATGGTAGGTGGTGAGATCACCACTTCTGCTTGGGTGGACATTGAAGAACTGACCCGTAACACCGTCCGTGAAATCGGTTATACCAGTTCTGAAATGGGATTTGATGCTAACTCCTGCGCGGTACTCAGCGCTATCGGCAAACAATCTCCTGATATCAATCAAGGGGTTGACCGTAAAGACCCGAAAGAACAGGGTGCCGGTGATCAGGGGTTGATGTTCGGTTATGCCAGTAACGAAACTGATGTGCTGATGCCTGCGCCCATCACTTACGCGCATGCGCTGGTTAAACGTCAGTCACTGGTGCGTAAACAAGGCCTGTTGCCATGGTTACGCCCAGATGCTAAATCTCAGGTCACCTTTGTGTATGACGATGACCAGATTGTTGGGATTGATGCCGTGGTACTGTCGACCCAGCATAGCGATGAAATCAGCCTGAAAGAGTTGCAAGAAGGCGTGATGGAAACCATCATCAAGCCAATATTGCCACAGCAATGGCTGACCAAAAATACCAAATTCTTCATCAACCCAACTGGCCGCTTTGTTATTGGTGGGCCTATGGGTGACTGTGGTTTGACTGGTCGTAAGATTATCGTTGATACCTACGGCGGTATGGCACGTCATGGCGGCGGTGCTTTCTCTGGTAAAGATCCGTCTAAAGTTGACCGTAGCGCAGCTTATGCGGCCCGTTATGTTGCCAAAAACTTAGTGGCGGCAGGATTAGCCGATCGCTGCGAAATCCAGGTTTCATATGCCATTGGTGTAGCTGAACCTACTTCGATCAGCGTGGAAACCTTTGGTACTGGTCGCCTTCCAGAAGAAAAATTGATTGAGCTGGTACGCCGTCACTTTGATCTGCGACCATATGGCTTGACCGAAATGCTGAATCTGGCCCGGCCGATTTACCAAGCGACTGCTGCTTATGGTCATTTTGGCCGTAGCGAATTCCCTTGGGAACAGACCAATAAGGCTGACGCGTTACGCGATGACGCTGGATTGTAA
- a CDS encoding GGDEF domain-containing protein, whose amino-acid sequence MLPESVKPGISLLENDNHGLNLVRWMHQCELMKHYYQADKVFVLQKTDTGYEVIVSAADNSMQFAPGKTFDAEATLLQRMVYSTPDGLNLDLTQGTSDEYPDEFRSVLCILSRPVHWPDGSVFGCLCVLNAHANENQHVSPLMLEPFQILLQQDLTLLCQNYRIEALSMRDANTGMLNHYGFIMMAPRQLNLGRRFGAHCGVIFFELEPTGDFDDEMLKRCHQELANLLLTTLRAADIAAHYDNTKFVLLVFVDLERDLEHIVRRVERIFGQSPLPMSLDYSYRFFTPDSTAKLVAMVDEAKSGLRSSLPKRDD is encoded by the coding sequence ATGCTGCCTGAATCGGTTAAACCTGGAATAAGTTTACTGGAAAATGACAATCATGGCCTGAACCTGGTGCGGTGGATGCATCAATGTGAGCTGATGAAACACTATTATCAGGCTGACAAGGTGTTTGTACTGCAAAAAACCGATACTGGTTATGAAGTGATTGTCAGTGCCGCCGACAACAGCATGCAGTTTGCCCCAGGCAAAACCTTTGATGCTGAAGCCACCTTACTGCAACGCATGGTCTACAGCACTCCTGACGGGCTGAATCTGGATCTGACGCAAGGCACCTCAGATGAGTATCCAGACGAGTTTCGCAGTGTGCTGTGTATTCTCTCGCGTCCCGTGCATTGGCCGGATGGTTCGGTCTTTGGTTGTTTGTGTGTACTCAATGCTCATGCCAATGAAAACCAGCATGTCAGTCCATTGATGTTAGAACCCTTCCAGATCTTGTTGCAGCAAGATCTGACATTACTGTGCCAAAACTACCGGATTGAAGCGCTATCCATGCGGGATGCCAACACCGGCATGCTCAACCATTACGGTTTTATCATGATGGCGCCGCGGCAACTCAATCTCGGCCGTCGTTTTGGTGCGCACTGTGGGGTAATTTTCTTTGAACTTGAGCCGACGGGTGACTTTGATGATGAAATGTTAAAACGTTGCCACCAAGAGTTAGCCAATCTGCTATTAACCACCCTCAGAGCCGCCGATATTGCGGCCCATTATGACAACACCAAATTTGTGTTGTTGGTATTTGTGGATCTGGAACGGGATCTGGAACATATCGTACGCCGGGTGGAACGAATCTTTGGCCAATCGCCACTGCCAATGTCACTGGATTACAGTTATCGTTTTTTCACACCCGATTCGACCGCTAAACTGGTAGCCATGGTGGATGAAGCCAAATCAGGCTTGCGGTCATCCCTGCCCAAACGCGACGATTAA
- a CDS encoding META domain-containing protein, whose protein sequence is MTAIPVTTNALLGRWHITQLRGQSVADFSPAQLTFAVDGKLSGNNSCNNFVGSYVLNGKQLLIKPVASTMKACVDVLMQQEQQIMQLLPQVTTAITENGTLQLVDPSGMVLITLSRH, encoded by the coding sequence ATGACGGCGATACCCGTTACCACTAACGCCTTGTTGGGTCGTTGGCATATTACACAGCTCCGCGGCCAATCGGTGGCTGATTTTAGCCCGGCACAATTGACCTTTGCCGTCGATGGAAAGCTCAGTGGCAATAACAGCTGCAACAACTTCGTTGGCAGTTATGTGCTGAACGGCAAGCAACTGCTAATCAAACCCGTGGCTAGCACCATGAAAGCCTGCGTTGATGTACTGATGCAACAAGAGCAGCAGATCATGCAGTTGCTGCCACAGGTGACAACAGCCATCACTGAAAACGGTACGCTGCAACTTGTCGACCCGAGTGGCATGGTGCTGATCACCTTGAGCCGCCACTAA